One Streptomyces dangxiongensis genomic window, GCACGCCGACGGTGCCGTGCAGCGACTGCACGCCGACGGCGGCACCGGGGACCTCGACGGCCACGACAAGAAGCGTCTGCACGGAATCGTCGGCGACGACGGCCGTTTCTATATCCCTGACACACCCAGAGCGAAGGCTGAATTCCACGCCGAGAGCAAGCATCCCGGCAGGGCGAAGTCGGCGAAGATCGACCCATCCACCAGCGATCTGGCCCAGGCCACGCAGGCGGCACGTGTCGCGCGCGGTGACGGCGGGGGAACGAACTATGCCGCAGGTCGCTACATCGACGCGGGCGGAAGGGAATCGGTCCTCGTCGGCTACAGCAACAAGAAGGGCCATTCCGAGCGCATGATAGGGTTCCCGATCCTGCATTCGGGACAGAAGGACAGGCTCCGGGAGATCTTCACAGAACGCGAGCCCTGTCAGAAGAATCCGGTGTGCGCCCGCTGGTTGGACTACCATTTCGGCTCGGACCTCAAGGTGACACACGTCGCCGATTATTATGACCAGAACATGAAAACCACGAACAAAGAGCACACCCAGTACCTGAACGGCCTGAAGAAGAGCCTCGGCCTGTAGCGTCACGCTAGGATGCGCCTGTGAATCTCGCAGTGACCCCCGCCGCCATGATCGAAGCCTACGGACTCACGAACGTGGTCTATTTCCCACGGTTCTCGACCGGCGAGTCCGTCGAGTCGCGCGCGTCGGCTCTCCTGAGTTCCGTGGGACTTCCCCATTCCGACGCCTTCATATCGAAAGAGAACCCGGAGGATGCGTACGGGTCCGGGTTCGATCCGCTGATCCTCGGCAGTCGCTTCGACCATTACGGACTGTCCTGCCCGGAGGAGAGCCGGAGCTGGTGGCTGCTGGGCTACCTCTTCACTTCACTGATCGCCCTGGATCCCCTCTCCGGAAAAGTGTACGCCTTTCCGGAGAGCGAAGAAGAGTACATCCTGCTCCATCGCGATATCGAGTCGCTGCAATTCAGCCTCGTCGAGTTCCGTAAGATCGAGGCCGATCACGAGAACGATGTCGATCCTGAGGAACTCGCCGAACGCTTCAGGCGTGTGGTCGGTGCCTTCGATCCCACACCGTTCGCCGATGAGGAATCGCAGTGGAACCTGGCGCTCGAGGAACTGGAGCACGGCCTCTGGTGACACGGGCCTCCCCGGGAACCACGGCGCCCCGCGGCCCGCTCTCACTCCGCGGGCGGTCCGGGGGACGTGTGCGCTTCGAGGAGGTCCCGGGTGAGCCTCAGCAGGGACTGCCGTACCGCCTCGGGGGCGAGGACCCGCAGGGGTGTCGCCAACCCGAGGAGGTACCGGGCCAGGCCGTCCGCGTCGGGGCCGCCGATGTCCACGAGGGTGGCGTCCGGACCGTCGGGGCGATGGGTGCCGACCGTGGCCGGAATGAGCCGTAGCGCCTGGTCCAGGGGGAGCGGCAGGCGGATGGTCGCGGCCAGCGGGTAGGGACCGTTGGCGATGTTGCGGGAGACGAGCCGCGCCGGGTCGGGCGGGTCGGTGAGGTCCGCCGGCTGCCCGGTGGGCTGGAGGCGGTCGACCCGGTCGGCCCGGAACGTCCGCCACTGCCCCTGGGCCACGTCCCGCGCGACGAAGTACCAGCGCCGTCCCGTGTGCACGAGACGGTAGGGGTCGATGTCCCGGACCGTGGCGCTCCCCTGCCCGTCGGTGTACGACAGCCGGGCCCGCTCGCCGCGGCGGCAGGCGTCGGCCAGGTCCAGCAGCATGCCGGGTCTGATCCGCGGCGCGTCGGGTCCGGGGAGGCGTACGAAGGCGTCGTCCATCTCGCCGAGCCGGTCCGCGATCCGCCGCGGCAGCACCTGACGGAGTTTCAGCAGTGCGGACAGTGCGGCCTGATCGCCTCCGAGGGCGCCGCTCAGCGCCGCCTCGCGCAGCCCGACCGCCACGGCGAGCGCTTCCTCGTCGTCGAGGATCAGCGGCGGCACGCGGGAGCCGGCACGGAGACGGTAGCCGCCCCAGGGGCCGGCGTCGGAGTCGACGGAGTAACCGAGGTCCCGCAGCTTGGCGATGTCCCGCCGCACCGTGCGGTCGGTGACCTCCATGCGCTCGGCCAGTTCGGCGCAGGTCCAGGACGGCCGGGAGGACAGCAGGGACAGCAGGCGCAGCAGACGGGCGGAGGCGCTGATCACGTCCGGAAGTCTCACACGACCAGGACCGAACCTGTCCTGGTCGTGTCCTACCGTCCTCACCATGACCACGGACACCGCTTCCGCACCCGCCTTCCGCTACGCCGCCGTCACCCTCGACTGCGCCGACCCCGCCGAACTCTCGCGCTTCTACGCCGAGATGTTCGGCCTGCCCGTCGCCTACTCCTCCGACGACTTCGTCTTCCTCGGCGGCAAGGACGGCGGGCCGGGCCTGGGCTTCAGCCGGGTCCCCGACCACCGCCGCCCCACCTGGCCGGACCCGGCCGAGCAGAAGCAGGCCCACATCGAGGTGGGCGTGGACGACCTGGAAGCGGCCGAGGCGCACCTGCTGACGCTGGGCGCGACCAAGCCGGAGACCCAGCCGCAGCCGGACCGCTGGCGGGTGCTGCTCGACCCCGCCGGGCACCCGTTCTGCATCACGACCCTGGTCTGACCCGGCCGACCGGCCGTTGTCAGTGGCTGCCCCTACAGTCACCGGCATGGCGACTCTTCCCAACCCGCTGCCCAGGCTGGCCACCGACCCCAGCGGGCGTTCTCTGGGGCTCCAACTCCCGCCCGGCAGACTCGTGGACGCGACAGGCGACGGCCCCTGGCACGAACCGCTGCTGTGGCACGCCGAGAAGGGATCCGCGCCCGGCACCTGGAAGGCGCTGGGCGCGCCGGCGGCCCGGGTGGGGCTGCTGCCGGTGCTGGTGGACCTGGCCGGCTGCCGGGCCGGCACAGAGGACTGGCCGCTGCTGCCGGCGGAGGCGTCCTACCCGGGGGACCACGACGCCGAGGAGGTCCTCGGGGAGTACTGGTCGCAGGAGACGGACGGTCAGGTGAGCGACGAGACCGAGCCGTTCGGGGCCCGCTGGCCGGGGCTCGCGTCCGCCGGTGTCCTCGCAGCCGACCCGGAGACCCGTGCCGCCCAGGTGGCGGACGCGCTGCACAGCGACCGGGGCACGTGGAGCGAGTGGATCGAGGAACCGCACCTCGCGCTCGTCCCGGCGCGCCGGTCCGCCGACATACCGGCGGCGATCGGCTGGACCGGCCCGCTCAACTACGACCAGGACGTGGCCCGGGTCTGCGCAGTGCTGCGGTCGTGGGAGGACCGGTTCGGCGCCCGGGTCGTCGCCCTCGGCCGGGACACGCTGGTCGT contains:
- a CDS encoding VOC family protein, with amino-acid sequence MTTDTASAPAFRYAAVTLDCADPAELSRFYAEMFGLPVAYSSDDFVFLGGKDGGPGLGFSRVPDHRRPTWPDPAEQKQAHIEVGVDDLEAAEAHLLTLGATKPETQPQPDRWRVLLDPAGHPFCITTLV
- a CDS encoding SUKH-4 family immunity protein; translated protein: MNLAVTPAAMIEAYGLTNVVYFPRFSTGESVESRASALLSSVGLPHSDAFISKENPEDAYGSGFDPLILGSRFDHYGLSCPEESRSWWLLGYLFTSLIALDPLSGKVYAFPESEEEYILLHRDIESLQFSLVEFRKIEADHENDVDPEELAERFRRVVGAFDPTPFADEESQWNLALEELEHGLW
- a CDS encoding DUF4253 domain-containing protein yields the protein MATLPNPLPRLATDPSGRSLGLQLPPGRLVDATGDGPWHEPLLWHAEKGSAPGTWKALGAPAARVGLLPVLVDLAGCRAGTEDWPLLPAEASYPGDHDAEEVLGEYWSQETDGQVSDETEPFGARWPGLASAGVLAADPETRAAQVADALHSDRGTWSEWIEEPHLALVPARRSADIPAAIGWTGPLNYDQDVARVCAVLRSWEDRFGARVVALGRDTLVVSVAAPPTGTEDAEALAAEHYALCPDIVARSGPGSVGAYARELVGATGWSFWWD
- a CDS encoding helix-turn-helix transcriptional regulator; protein product: MISASARLLRLLSLLSSRPSWTCAELAERMEVTDRTVRRDIAKLRDLGYSVDSDAGPWGGYRLRAGSRVPPLILDDEEALAVAVGLREAALSGALGGDQAALSALLKLRQVLPRRIADRLGEMDDAFVRLPGPDAPRIRPGMLLDLADACRRGERARLSYTDGQGSATVRDIDPYRLVHTGRRWYFVARDVAQGQWRTFRADRVDRLQPTGQPADLTDPPDPARLVSRNIANGPYPLAATIRLPLPLDQALRLIPATVGTHRPDGPDATLVDIGGPDADGLARYLLGLATPLRVLAPEAVRQSLLRLTRDLLEAHTSPGPPAE
- a CDS encoding nucleic acid/nucleotide deaminase domain-containing protein, translating into MQRLHADGGTGDLDGHDKKRLHGIVGDDGRFYIPDTPRAKAEFHAESKHPGRAKSAKIDPSTSDLAQATQAARVARGDGGGTNYAAGRYIDAGGRESVLVGYSNKKGHSERMIGFPILHSGQKDRLREIFTEREPCQKNPVCARWLDYHFGSDLKVTHVADYYDQNMKTTNKEHTQYLNGLKKSLGL